In one Mesorhizobium australicum genomic region, the following are encoded:
- a CDS encoding phosphomannomutase/phosphoglucomutase, with protein sequence MRPLPDDVELDRVTFKPVADARPNTFEFETTPLVKPTGFREYDARWWFGHPGSDKAPELNLIGVQALGMGLGTMIRRAGIAPNIVVGHDFRSYSLSIKLALTAGLMAAGARVKDIGLALSPMAYFAQFALDCPSVAMVTASHNENGWTGVKMGSARPLTFGPDEMAELKRIVLAGDFDLAGEGSYEFVENFRETYLADLTKGVKIGRKLKVVAACGNGTAGAFAPQMLEAIGCEVVPLDVELDHTFPRYNPNPEDMKMLHAIRDEVLRTGADVGLGFDGDGDRCGVVDNEGSEIFADKVGVMLARDISGEHPGSRFVVDVKSTGLFMTDPVLKANGAVTDYWKTGHSHIKRRVKELDAIAGFEKSGHFFFNPPIGRGYDDGLVTAIAVCRMLDRNPGKSMADLYRDLPLTFGSPTMSPHCADEVKYDVADRVVKRFQAMREKGETVAGQKIADLVTVNGVRVVAEDGTWGLVRASSNKPELVVVVESPVSEERKRQMFFAVDAVLRENPEVGAYNQTI encoded by the coding sequence ATGCGCCCGCTTCCCGATGATGTGGAGTTGGACCGAGTGACGTTCAAGCCGGTGGCCGATGCAAGGCCGAACACCTTTGAATTCGAGACAACGCCGCTGGTGAAACCAACCGGCTTTCGCGAATACGACGCGCGCTGGTGGTTCGGTCATCCAGGCTCCGACAAGGCGCCCGAACTGAACCTGATCGGCGTGCAGGCGCTCGGCATGGGCCTCGGCACGATGATTCGCCGCGCCGGCATCGCACCCAACATCGTCGTCGGGCATGACTTCCGTTCCTATTCGCTGTCCATCAAGCTGGCGCTGACGGCGGGTCTGATGGCCGCCGGGGCACGGGTGAAGGACATTGGGCTGGCGCTGTCGCCGATGGCCTATTTCGCGCAGTTCGCGCTGGACTGCCCTTCGGTCGCGATGGTGACCGCCTCGCACAACGAGAACGGCTGGACCGGCGTGAAGATGGGTTCGGCGCGGCCGCTGACCTTCGGGCCGGACGAGATGGCCGAGCTGAAGCGCATCGTGCTTGCCGGAGACTTCGATCTCGCGGGCGAGGGCTCCTACGAGTTCGTGGAGAATTTCCGCGAGACCTATCTCGCGGACCTGACCAAGGGCGTGAAGATCGGCCGCAAACTCAAGGTCGTCGCGGCCTGTGGCAACGGCACCGCCGGGGCGTTCGCGCCGCAGATGCTGGAGGCGATCGGCTGTGAGGTGGTGCCGCTTGACGTCGAGCTTGACCATACCTTCCCGCGCTACAATCCCAATCCCGAAGACATGAAGATGCTGCACGCCATCCGCGACGAGGTGCTGCGCACCGGCGCTGACGTCGGTCTCGGCTTCGACGGTGACGGCGACCGCTGCGGCGTGGTCGACAACGAGGGCAGCGAGATTTTCGCCGACAAGGTGGGCGTCATGCTCGCGCGCGACATTTCGGGCGAGCATCCGGGATCGCGTTTCGTGGTCGACGTGAAGTCGACCGGCCTGTTCATGACCGATCCGGTGCTGAAGGCGAACGGAGCGGTCACCGACTACTGGAAGACCGGCCATTCGCACATCAAGCGGCGGGTGAAGGAACTCGACGCGATCGCCGGGTTCGAGAAGTCCGGCCACTTCTTCTTCAACCCGCCGATCGGCCGCGGCTATGACGACGGGCTGGTGACGGCGATCGCGGTCTGCCGGATGCTCGACCGGAATCCGGGGAAGTCGATGGCCGATCTCTACCGCGACCTGCCGCTGACCTTCGGCTCGCCGACGATGTCGCCGCACTGCGCCGACGAGGTGAAATACGACGTGGCGGACCGCGTCGTGAAGCGCTTCCAGGCGATGCGCGAGAAAGGCGAGACGGTCGCGGGGCAGAAGATCGCTGACCTGGTGACGGTGAACGGCGTGCGCGTCGTCGCGGAGGACGGCACCTGGGGCCTGGTGCGCGCCTCGTCCAACAAGCCGGAACTGGTGGTGGTGGTCGAGAGCCCTGTCTCGGAGGAGCGCAAGCGCCAGATGTTCTTTGCCGTCGATGCCGTGCTGCGGGAGAACCCGGAAGTCGGCGCTTACAACCAGACGATCTGA
- a CDS encoding AGE family epimerase/isomerase has translation MAAAISCFVMSGGVGSRLWPLSREDNPKQFHDLAGDGSMLVRTIRRLRARTAGAAPVSLIASERHAERVRDDLAGLDLGGGMAVFEPMGRNTAVAVAVAAVLVLEKGDGLALVVPSDHSISTDRQFWETIEKGVPAAEAGQLVVFGVRPTHPETGYGYIEADGDGDVRAVRRFVEKPDLATAESYLAAGTFFWNAGMFLFRASAMRDAFLKLQPEIWSQAEQACRAAAREVSGLYLPQEIYAAVPSISVDYAIMEKTAGIAMVPAGFRWNDLGSWQSLLEVSPTDADGNVVVGDVVAIDTENSYLRSQGRLLSVIGMKDVAIVATADATFVAPVSQSQNVKKIVERLEKSGRLETKFTPAQDRVIANGAWLPRVRHWLFEEALPLWSTAAIDERYGGYYEAMGFDRRPIPRPKRMRTMARQIFAFSVAKTYGWDGPSEKLIAHGVDFIAAKGRTADGGWVRTLDVDGTVLDATEDAYDHACVLLALAHAHRAGNPDALALGEATFAFLDDRLEDRNMRGFLETSQGEGLRRTNPHMHLLEAFLAWYDATGNRQYLRRASRIIDLFRSHFFDADSWTIGEYFDDDWRPAEGEKGQWTEPGHHFEWAALLVEFARQSGQKDLVAFARKLYASAIANGLNRATGLAYGAVSREGIPLERTSRSWPQTEAIKAAMALDDTGGPDMKPEIEARLGRLFRWHIDPAPSGLWIDLIDERGRALAKDAPASILYHIVTALSAYMKRYG, from the coding sequence ATGGCCGCCGCGATCTCCTGTTTCGTGATGAGCGGCGGCGTCGGATCGCGGCTGTGGCCACTGTCGCGCGAGGACAATCCGAAGCAGTTCCACGATCTGGCCGGCGACGGTTCGATGCTGGTGCGCACCATCCGGCGGCTACGAGCACGCACGGCCGGGGCGGCGCCGGTGAGCCTGATCGCCTCGGAGCGGCATGCCGAGCGCGTGAGAGACGACCTCGCCGGCCTCGACCTCGGCGGCGGCATGGCCGTGTTCGAACCGATGGGGCGCAACACGGCGGTGGCGGTAGCGGTTGCTGCAGTGCTGGTTCTTGAGAAGGGCGACGGGCTGGCGCTGGTGGTGCCGTCCGACCACTCGATCTCGACCGACCGCCAGTTCTGGGAGACGATCGAGAAAGGCGTTCCGGCGGCCGAGGCGGGGCAGCTCGTCGTTTTCGGCGTCAGGCCGACGCATCCGGAAACCGGCTACGGCTATATCGAGGCGGACGGCGACGGCGACGTGCGGGCGGTGCGCCGCTTCGTCGAAAAGCCGGACCTTGCGACCGCCGAATCCTATCTCGCCGCTGGCACCTTCTTCTGGAACGCAGGCATGTTCCTGTTTCGCGCCAGCGCGATGCGGGATGCGTTCCTGAAACTGCAGCCGGAGATCTGGTCGCAGGCAGAGCAGGCCTGCCGGGCGGCGGCGCGCGAGGTGTCGGGGCTCTACCTGCCACAGGAAATCTATGCGGCCGTGCCGTCGATCTCGGTCGACTACGCGATCATGGAGAAGACGGCCGGCATCGCCATGGTGCCGGCAGGCTTCCGCTGGAACGACCTCGGCTCCTGGCAGTCGCTGCTGGAGGTGAGCCCGACGGATGCGGACGGCAACGTGGTCGTCGGCGATGTGGTCGCGATCGACACGGAAAACTCCTATCTGCGCAGCCAGGGGCGGCTTCTGTCCGTCATCGGCATGAAGGACGTGGCGATCGTGGCGACCGCGGATGCGACCTTCGTGGCGCCCGTCTCGCAGAGCCAGAACGTCAAGAAGATCGTCGAGCGGCTGGAGAAGAGCGGTCGGCTGGAGACGAAGTTCACGCCGGCGCAGGACCGCGTCATCGCCAACGGCGCCTGGCTGCCGCGCGTGCGCCACTGGCTGTTCGAAGAGGCGCTGCCCTTGTGGTCGACCGCTGCGATCGACGAACGGTATGGCGGCTATTACGAGGCGATGGGCTTCGACCGCCGGCCGATCCCGCGGCCGAAGCGCATGCGCACCATGGCGCGGCAGATCTTCGCCTTCTCGGTGGCCAAGACCTATGGCTGGGACGGGCCGTCGGAGAAGCTGATCGCCCACGGCGTCGATTTCATCGCCGCGAAGGGCCGCACGGCCGACGGCGGCTGGGTGCGCACGCTCGACGTCGACGGAACGGTGCTGGACGCCACCGAGGACGCCTACGACCATGCCTGCGTGCTTCTGGCGCTGGCGCATGCGCACCGCGCCGGCAATCCGGACGCGCTGGCGCTCGGCGAGGCGACTTTCGCCTTCCTCGACGACAGGCTGGAGGACCGCAACATGCGCGGCTTCCTCGAGACCTCGCAGGGCGAGGGGTTGCGCCGCACCAACCCGCACATGCATCTGCTGGAAGCCTTCCTCGCCTGGTACGACGCGACCGGAAACCGGCAGTATCTGCGCCGGGCATCCCGGATCATCGACCTGTTCCGCAGCCATTTCTTCGATGCGGATTCCTGGACGATCGGCGAATATTTCGACGACGACTGGAGGCCTGCGGAAGGCGAGAAGGGCCAGTGGACAGAGCCCGGGCATCATTTCGAGTGGGCCGCGCTGCTCGTCGAGTTCGCCCGCCAGAGCGGCCAGAAGGATCTCGTCGCCTTTGCGCGAAAACTCTACGCCTCGGCGATCGCCAACGGGTTGAACCGCGCGACGGGCCTCGCCTACGGCGCCGTGTCGCGCGAGGGCATCCCGCTGGAGCGCACGTCGCGCAGCTGGCCGCAGACCGAGGCGATCAAGGCGGCGATGGCGCTGGACGACACCGGCGGGCCGGACATGAAGCCGGAGATCGAGGCCCGCCTCGGCCGCCTGTTCCGCTGGCACATTGACCCCGCGCCCTCGGGACTGTGGATCGACCTGATCGACGAGCGGGGCCGGGCGCTCGCCAAGGACGCGCCGGCGAGCATCCTCTACCACATCGTCACCGCGCTCTCGGCCTATATGAAGCGGTATGGGTAG